The proteins below are encoded in one region of Gemmatimonas sp.:
- the yedA gene encoding drug/metabolite exporter YedA, with the protein MPRWKLVCGFFIIYVVWGSTYLAIKWGVQTIPPFALGAMRFLLAGGALYGFMRWRGAAAPSRAEWRDSAIVGALLLFVGNGAVSWASQRVSSGIASVLVATVPLWLVLCEAYQGKRPRVMQLVGVVVGLVGVALLVLPSARAGAGGRSPVVDPVGAVVLTLGSLSWTVGSLYSRASQQAKPAALAIAMQMLTGGVLLSVLAALTGDWARLHPSNVTLLSAASLLYLIIFGSLIGFSTYMWLLKVASPTAVGTYAYVNPLVAVLLGVALGGERLPATAFVAMSIIVGGVALVSLVDARRRRR; encoded by the coding sequence GTGCCGCGATGGAAGCTCGTTTGTGGCTTCTTCATCATCTATGTGGTGTGGGGGTCGACCTACCTGGCCATCAAGTGGGGCGTGCAGACGATCCCTCCCTTTGCCCTCGGGGCAATGCGTTTTCTGCTCGCCGGCGGGGCTCTGTATGGGTTCATGCGCTGGCGCGGTGCCGCGGCGCCGTCCCGCGCCGAATGGCGCGACTCGGCCATCGTGGGCGCATTGCTGCTCTTCGTGGGGAACGGCGCCGTCAGCTGGGCGAGTCAGCGGGTGAGCTCCGGTATCGCCTCCGTGCTGGTGGCCACCGTGCCGCTTTGGCTGGTGCTGTGCGAGGCGTACCAGGGAAAGCGTCCCCGGGTCATGCAGCTGGTGGGCGTCGTGGTGGGGCTGGTGGGGGTGGCGCTGCTGGTGCTGCCGTCGGCCCGCGCCGGCGCCGGGGGACGGAGCCCCGTGGTGGACCCGGTGGGCGCGGTCGTGCTTACGCTCGGGTCGCTCAGCTGGACCGTTGGCTCGCTGTATTCACGCGCGTCGCAGCAGGCGAAGCCGGCGGCCCTCGCCATCGCCATGCAGATGCTCACGGGCGGCGTGCTACTCAGTGTGCTGGCGGCGTTGACGGGAGACTGGGCGAGGCTGCATCCCTCCAATGTCACGTTACTCTCGGCAGCATCGCTACTTTATCTGATCATCTTCGGCTCACTCATTGGGTTTTCCACGTATATGTGGCTCCTCAAGGTGGCCAGCCCCACGGCCGTGGGCACGTATGCGTACGTGAATCCGCTGGTCGCCGTGCTGCTGGGTGTGGCCCTGGGTGGCGAACGACTCCCCGCCACCGCGTTCGTGGCCATGTCGATCATCGTGGGAGGGGTCGCCCTCGTGAGTCTCGTGGACGCGCGGCGCCGGCGCCGCTGA
- a CDS encoding S41 family peptidase produces the protein MTRSPLLSGTRRAVAAAVLAATTAGGLLACVPVQPAPVPAGTTLRDVDPLAAGAALPPAPDDPEPVAAASDSAGGARLLRLAFVWHLASLHHPAVAVRGAPLDSAFIRAVTLVGRATDADQLALAYTRFLAALGDPLTRVERDSADVPTAPGPVVTVANAERTRDSILVLQLPSAWRYEESAAVGVRQALASVPSRVVLDLRASAPGADADSVEAFVARTQLAERLASVPFTMSGLRVRRVGGAREDAGRWSFDDSWLGRDGALISPVDAAPRRVVVLANEHTVMPRAVLGLLATGRATLVAEQGVRDDALAPSVRVPIGAGLMVRLRTGELLHADGSGGLVADTVVSRAAAPADSAPALRVALGMLRSGRFVRASRLARVRPRAVLPGYYDSDPYPFMGSRVLAGARVWSAMRARHAHRDLYDDDIDAVFERALPRLESARYATEYAAALLSFVSAFDDAQVTLRGATVDSVRGVATLPFRVRWADGRAVVTDVVSTDDARALDIRVGQELTAVDGFPLPAWLQERRRAVSAPNDWSRQHLLMTLLPRGAVGASLVRLRDVTGRERQLAVPRRVETMALLPQVERPWQPASIALSGGVAYLDVNRLTDQTVQGELDRHRRARAWVLDLRGTLADSSMVAAVVLRAVRTRPVAVVARELHRYQSVPCLAESLRDQAAQCPDEREVRSRVSRGDSTGQYRGRLVALVDERTAGAMERLALALEATTEITFVGSATGGSPAEAVDVPLPGGLVLGVPAAELRRTDGSQWQRVGIAPMVDARLTLRSFRTGTDEVLQRAQEWLAPQLDGRAGRRR, from the coding sequence ATGACGCGTTCCCCGCTCCTTTCGGGTACCCGTCGCGCCGTTGCCGCTGCGGTTCTGGCGGCGACCACCGCAGGGGGCCTGCTCGCCTGCGTTCCGGTGCAACCTGCTCCGGTCCCGGCAGGCACCACCCTGCGCGACGTCGATCCCCTGGCCGCCGGCGCCGCGCTGCCGCCGGCCCCCGACGATCCCGAGCCGGTCGCTGCCGCTTCTGATTCGGCAGGAGGGGCGCGGCTGCTGCGTCTGGCCTTCGTGTGGCACCTGGCGTCGCTGCATCACCCGGCGGTGGCGGTGCGTGGGGCGCCGCTCGACTCGGCGTTCATCCGCGCCGTCACACTCGTGGGCCGCGCCACCGATGCCGACCAGCTGGCGCTGGCCTATACCCGCTTTCTGGCGGCGCTTGGCGATCCGCTGACGCGCGTGGAACGTGACAGTGCCGACGTGCCCACCGCCCCCGGCCCGGTGGTCACCGTGGCGAACGCCGAGCGCACGCGCGACAGCATCCTCGTGCTGCAGCTGCCCTCGGCGTGGCGCTACGAGGAAAGTGCGGCGGTGGGGGTGCGGCAGGCGCTGGCCAGCGTGCCATCGCGCGTGGTGCTCGACTTGCGGGCGAGCGCGCCGGGCGCAGACGCCGACAGCGTGGAGGCGTTCGTGGCGCGCACGCAGCTCGCCGAGCGTCTGGCATCGGTGCCGTTCACGATGAGCGGCCTGCGGGTGCGCCGGGTGGGTGGCGCTCGCGAAGACGCCGGTCGATGGTCCTTTGACGATTCGTGGCTCGGGCGTGATGGGGCGCTGATCAGCCCGGTCGATGCGGCGCCGCGCCGCGTCGTGGTGCTCGCCAACGAGCACACGGTCATGCCGCGCGCCGTGCTGGGACTGCTCGCCACGGGGCGGGCAACGCTCGTGGCGGAGCAGGGAGTGCGCGACGACGCGCTGGCCCCCAGCGTGCGCGTGCCCATAGGCGCCGGTCTGATGGTGCGCCTCCGCACCGGCGAGTTGCTCCACGCCGACGGCAGTGGTGGTCTGGTGGCCGATACCGTGGTGTCGCGCGCCGCCGCGCCTGCCGACAGCGCTCCTGCACTGCGCGTGGCCCTCGGCATGCTGCGCAGCGGGCGCTTCGTGCGTGCCTCCCGGTTGGCACGCGTGCGGCCGCGTGCGGTGTTGCCCGGCTATTACGACAGCGACCCCTACCCGTTCATGGGGTCGCGCGTGCTGGCCGGCGCGCGGGTGTGGAGTGCCATGCGCGCACGGCATGCGCATCGTGACCTGTACGACGACGATATCGATGCGGTGTTCGAGCGCGCCCTGCCGCGGCTCGAGTCGGCGCGCTACGCGACCGAGTACGCCGCGGCGCTGCTCTCGTTCGTGAGTGCCTTCGATGATGCGCAGGTCACGCTGCGCGGGGCGACCGTGGACAGCGTGCGCGGCGTGGCCACCTTGCCCTTTCGCGTACGCTGGGCGGATGGACGGGCCGTCGTGACCGACGTGGTCAGCACCGACGACGCGCGGGCGCTCGACATTCGCGTGGGGCAGGAACTCACGGCGGTGGACGGCTTTCCCCTTCCCGCCTGGCTCCAGGAGCGTCGGCGGGCGGTAAGCGCCCCCAACGACTGGTCACGCCAGCATCTCCTCATGACGCTGCTGCCGCGCGGCGCCGTGGGCGCATCGCTGGTGCGGTTGCGCGACGTCACGGGGCGGGAGCGGCAGCTGGCGGTGCCGCGCCGGGTCGAAACGATGGCGCTGCTCCCGCAGGTGGAGCGGCCGTGGCAGCCGGCTTCGATTGCGCTGAGCGGCGGTGTTGCCTATCTCGATGTGAATCGCCTCACCGATCAGACGGTGCAGGGGGAACTCGACCGGCACCGCCGTGCGCGCGCCTGGGTGCTGGACCTGCGCGGGACGCTCGCCGACAGCAGTATGGTGGCCGCCGTCGTGCTGCGCGCGGTCCGCACGCGTCCGGTCGCGGTGGTGGCGCGTGAACTGCACCGGTATCAGTCGGTTCCCTGCCTGGCCGAGTCGCTGCGCGATCAGGCGGCCCAGTGCCCGGACGAGCGGGAGGTGCGCTCGCGCGTGTCGCGTGGCGATTCGACCGGACAGTACCGTGGCCGGCTCGTCGCGCTCGTGGACGAACGGACGGCCGGGGCCATGGAGCGCCTGGCGCTCGCCCTGGAGGCCACGACGGAGATCACGTTCGTGGGGAGTGCGACGGGCGGATCCCCCGCCGAGGCCGTGGACGTGCCGCTCCCTGGCGGTCTCGTGTTGGGAGTGCCCGCGGCCGAACTGCGCCGCACCGATGGCTCGCAGTGGCAGCGCGTGGGCATTGCCCCGATGGTGGATGCTCGGCTCACGCTGCGCAGCTTCCGCACCGGGACCGACGAGGTGCTGCAGCGCGCGCAGGAGTGGTTGGCACCGCAGCTCGATGGGCGCGCGGGACGACGCCGCTGA
- a CDS encoding histidinol-phosphate transaminase — protein MSSESPSGPFSRALSRRQWLRTTGLGVGASVALPGLLPAAEMSRVLGGGLPYSALLTQMERDVTTARRAAGPIRLNFNENPFGMSPKAKDALMGNWGQHTWYMPPVRDELTATFAKHVGVPVDHVLVTQGSSEVLSILALAYNMHGGEIVAPWPTFEDLPRWGDTLGATVHKVPLDHRLDHDLYQMDAKINGNTKLVFVCNPNNPTSNLGDDQALRDFVSNAAKRSTVIVDEAYYDFVTQPGYKSMTDLVLKGEPIIVSRTASKIHGLAGLRIGFAIARPDIIKKLSQYVSGDPNVFGLTAANASIMDTEYQAFVKAKNAEGRTMLIDAVTKLGKKVAPSQTNFVFFQTGKPVEQSQQYFAAKGFTIGRAFPPYTDWCRVSIGTPAEMQQFVAVLPGAFA, from the coding sequence GTGAGCTCCGAGTCTCCTTCCGGCCCGTTTTCCCGCGCCCTGTCGCGGCGCCAGTGGCTCCGCACCACCGGTCTTGGCGTTGGCGCCAGCGTCGCCCTGCCCGGTCTGCTCCCCGCCGCGGAGATGTCGCGGGTGCTGGGGGGCGGGCTGCCCTACTCGGCGCTGCTCACGCAAATGGAACGTGACGTGACCACGGCGCGCCGGGCCGCCGGGCCCATTCGCCTCAACTTCAACGAGAACCCGTTCGGCATGTCGCCGAAGGCCAAGGATGCCCTCATGGGCAACTGGGGGCAGCACACCTGGTACATGCCGCCCGTACGCGACGAACTCACGGCCACGTTTGCGAAGCATGTGGGCGTGCCGGTCGATCACGTGCTCGTAACGCAGGGCTCGAGCGAGGTGCTGTCCATTCTTGCACTCGCCTACAACATGCACGGCGGCGAGATCGTGGCGCCGTGGCCCACCTTCGAAGACCTGCCGCGCTGGGGCGACACGCTGGGCGCCACGGTGCACAAGGTACCGCTCGATCATCGCCTCGATCACGACCTGTACCAGATGGACGCGAAGATCAACGGCAACACGAAGCTCGTGTTCGTGTGCAACCCGAATAATCCCACGTCCAACCTCGGCGATGATCAGGCGCTGCGCGACTTCGTGTCGAACGCCGCGAAGCGTTCCACGGTCATCGTGGATGAAGCCTACTACGACTTCGTCACGCAGCCGGGGTACAAGAGCATGACCGATCTCGTGCTCAAGGGCGAACCCATCATCGTGTCACGCACCGCAAGCAAGATTCACGGACTGGCGGGGCTTCGCATCGGCTTTGCCATCGCACGACCGGACATCATCAAGAAGCTCTCCCAGTACGTGAGCGGCGATCCGAACGTGTTCGGCCTTACCGCCGCCAACGCGTCGATCATGGACACCGAGTATCAGGCGTTCGTGAAGGCGAAGAACGCCGAAGGGCGCACGATGCTGATCGACGCCGTCACGAAGCTGGGCAAGAAGGTCGCGCCGTCGCAGACCAATTTCGTGTTCTTCCAGACGGGCAAGCCGGTGGAGCAGTCGCAGCAGTACTTCGCCGCGAAGGGCTTCACCATCGGCCGGGCCTTCCCGCCGTACACCGACTGGTGTCGTGTCTCCATCGGGACGCCGGCGGAGATGCAGCAGTTCGTCGCGGTGTTGCCGGGGGCGTTCGCCTGA
- a CDS encoding lysylphosphatidylglycerol synthase domain-containing protein, whose amino-acid sequence MSWKRWLVTLLSFGLMLGISAWVVAPHWPAGGMPWLAWPVHVAALATVTAEIATRAFKIQASARACRIPLAFGTALRVCLAGDFAAAITPARSGAEPARFLVLAESGTGAAQRVLVLFLELFLEMWSLVLVCSVLAVLFAGRGASTGGLLALVGGYSTVVLGSGTTGWLLSRRNANGPPPAWARSLGLKAPRWRAVQRTLRSLREAVASLRSAKMGLMLLAFGGSVLHVLCKVATLPILVFLGDPTFPRTMDTLAPLVLWPLALFYGGVVVPAPGGGGFIEGAFAATLSTAIPAGIFAAALLWWRFYTFYLYILIGGLAAGDAALRALRPAPASPSS is encoded by the coding sequence ATGTCGTGGAAACGTTGGCTGGTCACCCTGCTGTCGTTCGGGCTCATGCTGGGGATCTCCGCATGGGTCGTGGCGCCGCATTGGCCCGCCGGCGGCATGCCGTGGCTGGCCTGGCCGGTGCACGTGGCGGCGCTGGCCACCGTGACCGCCGAGATCGCCACCCGCGCCTTCAAGATTCAGGCGTCGGCCCGCGCCTGCCGCATTCCCCTTGCGTTCGGCACGGCGTTGCGGGTTTGTCTGGCGGGCGACTTTGCCGCGGCCATTACGCCGGCCCGCTCGGGGGCAGAACCGGCCCGCTTTCTGGTGCTGGCGGAGAGCGGCACAGGCGCCGCGCAGCGGGTGCTGGTGCTCTTTCTCGAGCTCTTCCTCGAAATGTGGTCATTGGTGCTGGTCTGTAGTGTCCTGGCGGTGCTCTTTGCCGGACGCGGCGCCAGCACCGGCGGGCTGCTGGCCCTGGTGGGTGGCTACAGCACCGTGGTGCTGGGCTCCGGTACGACGGGGTGGCTGCTCTCCCGCCGCAACGCCAACGGGCCGCCGCCAGCGTGGGCGCGTTCGCTGGGGCTGAAGGCACCGCGCTGGCGAGCGGTGCAGCGCACGCTGCGCTCCCTGCGCGAGGCGGTGGCGTCGCTGCGCAGCGCCAAGATGGGGCTCATGCTGCTCGCCTTCGGGGGGTCGGTGCTGCACGTGCTGTGCAAGGTGGCCACGCTCCCCATCCTGGTGTTCCTGGGCGATCCCACCTTCCCGCGCACCATGGACACCCTGGCGCCCCTCGTGCTCTGGCCGCTGGCGCTCTTCTACGGTGGCGTGGTCGTGCCGGCGCCGGGTGGCGGCGGCTTCATCGAGGGAGCCTTTGCCGCCACGCTCTCCACCGCCATTCCGGCCGGGATCTTCGCCGCCGCCCTGCTCTGGTGGCGCTTCTACACCTTCTATCTCTACATCCTCATCGGCGGGCTGGCTGCCGGTGATGCCGCGCTGCGCGCCCTGCGCCCGGCTCCGGCGTCCCCCTCGTCATGA
- the hrpB gene encoding ATP-dependent helicase HrpB: protein MPPPLPTRLPIEDVLDALSAALQSRGVAVLEAPPGAGKTTRVPLALLPEPWMAGRRLVMLEPRRLAARAAAHYLARQLGESVGGTVGYRVRGDTRVSKHTRIEVVTEGVLARMLSADATLDGYAAVLFDEFHERSLHADLGLALVLETQQVRDDLRVLVMSATLDGEAVAQLIADARGPAPVVRSSGRMFPITTHHRAPRSDERMEAATSRVVRDALAECEGDVLVFLPGMGEQRRTAERLTGSVPPTVDVYVLHGSMPLDEQEAALAPAPAGRRKVVLSTSVAETSLTVEGVRVVVDAGWSRIPRYDAVAGLTRLHTVRVSRASADQRRGRAGRTAPGVCYRLWDVHEEHGFLAASRPEIIDADLSSLALELADAGIADPAQLRWLDVPRPGPFLQARQLLAQLGALDAQGRITPHGKRMAALPLQPRLAHLVLHAQTRGQLPLGAAIAALLEERDVVRGEGVGGAPADLRLRTELLQRGGDGGALSMYGARADRDAVRRVKEGADDLVRRIDGGARLQPWDDAETGALLALAFPDRVAQRRAGAEPRYLLRNGSGAVLRKGDSLHDAPYLAVAELEGQPPEYRIARAAPLTLDEIRDDFGEQIARESVVVWDERSRSVKAVERSMLGAITLEEKPQREPDAEAVRSTLLEQLARVGVSAWPWRERAQRLRERLAFAHAHDAAWPDVSDAALVSSRGEWLGPFLDGARTWAHLEQIDWHEALAGLVPWHQRAALDRLAPTHLDVPSGSRIALDYSDPMAPVLAVKLQEVFGWTTTPMLFDGRVPVTLHLLSPAQRPVQVTRDLAGFWTSSYFEVRKEMRGRYPRHPWPDDPLTAEATRRAKPRGT, encoded by the coding sequence TTGCCTCCGCCGTTGCCCACACGGCTGCCCATCGAGGACGTGCTCGACGCACTCTCCGCCGCGCTACAGTCTCGCGGCGTAGCCGTGCTCGAAGCCCCTCCGGGGGCTGGCAAGACCACGCGCGTGCCGTTGGCCTTGCTTCCCGAACCGTGGATGGCCGGTCGGCGCCTGGTGATGCTCGAACCGCGTCGCCTTGCCGCACGCGCCGCCGCGCACTACCTGGCGCGGCAGCTCGGCGAGTCCGTTGGAGGGACCGTCGGGTACCGCGTGCGCGGTGACACACGGGTCTCGAAACACACGCGCATCGAGGTCGTCACCGAAGGGGTGCTGGCGCGAATGCTGTCGGCCGACGCCACGCTCGACGGCTACGCCGCCGTGCTCTTCGACGAGTTCCACGAACGTTCGCTGCACGCCGACCTTGGCCTCGCGCTGGTGCTGGAGACGCAACAGGTGCGCGACGATCTGCGGGTGCTGGTGATGTCGGCCACTCTCGACGGCGAGGCCGTGGCGCAGCTCATTGCCGACGCACGGGGACCGGCACCGGTCGTACGCAGCAGCGGTCGCATGTTTCCGATTACCACGCATCATCGCGCCCCACGCAGCGACGAGCGCATGGAAGCCGCAACGAGTCGCGTCGTGCGTGATGCCCTCGCCGAGTGCGAGGGCGACGTGCTGGTGTTTCTGCCCGGCATGGGTGAGCAGCGCCGTACGGCGGAGCGGCTCACGGGGAGCGTACCGCCCACGGTGGATGTCTACGTGTTGCACGGCAGCATGCCGTTGGATGAGCAGGAGGCGGCGCTCGCGCCGGCGCCGGCTGGACGGCGCAAAGTGGTGCTCAGCACGAGCGTGGCCGAAACGAGCCTCACTGTGGAAGGGGTGCGCGTGGTGGTCGACGCCGGCTGGTCGCGCATTCCCCGCTACGATGCGGTGGCTGGGCTGACGCGGTTGCACACCGTGCGCGTGAGCCGTGCCTCGGCCGACCAGCGGCGCGGGCGCGCCGGGCGTACGGCACCGGGCGTGTGCTACCGGCTGTGGGATGTGCACGAAGAACACGGCTTTCTCGCCGCATCGCGCCCGGAGATCATCGATGCCGATCTGTCGAGCCTGGCGCTGGAGCTCGCCGATGCCGGCATTGCCGATCCGGCGCAGCTGCGCTGGCTCGACGTGCCCCGCCCTGGCCCCTTCCTGCAGGCGCGGCAGCTCCTTGCACAGCTTGGGGCACTCGATGCGCAGGGGCGCATCACTCCGCACGGCAAGCGCATGGCGGCGCTGCCGCTGCAGCCACGACTCGCGCATCTGGTGCTGCACGCGCAGACGCGCGGGCAGCTGCCGCTGGGCGCCGCGATCGCCGCGCTGCTGGAGGAGCGGGACGTGGTGCGCGGCGAGGGTGTTGGCGGCGCACCGGCCGACCTGCGGCTCCGCACCGAGCTGTTGCAGCGCGGTGGTGATGGTGGCGCGCTGTCCATGTACGGCGCCCGCGCCGATCGCGACGCGGTGCGGCGCGTGAAGGAGGGCGCTGACGACCTGGTGCGACGCATCGACGGCGGCGCACGGCTGCAACCATGGGACGATGCCGAAACGGGGGCGCTGCTGGCACTGGCGTTTCCCGATCGTGTGGCGCAGCGCCGTGCGGGTGCCGAACCGCGGTATCTGCTGCGCAATGGCAGTGGGGCCGTGCTGCGCAAGGGCGACAGCCTGCACGATGCGCCGTACCTCGCCGTGGCCGAGCTGGAGGGACAGCCGCCGGAATATCGGATTGCGCGCGCCGCGCCGCTCACGCTCGACGAGATCCGTGACGATTTCGGCGAACAGATCGCGCGGGAATCCGTGGTGGTGTGGGACGAGCGTTCGCGCAGTGTGAAGGCCGTGGAGCGCAGCATGTTGGGCGCCATCACCCTCGAGGAGAAGCCGCAGCGCGAGCCGGACGCCGAAGCGGTGCGCAGTACACTGCTGGAGCAGCTCGCCCGCGTGGGGGTGAGTGCGTGGCCGTGGCGCGAGCGCGCACAGCGGCTGCGCGAGCGGCTGGCCTTCGCGCATGCGCACGATGCCGCGTGGCCCGATGTGAGCGACGCCGCACTGGTGTCCTCACGTGGCGAGTGGCTGGGTCCCTTCCTCGACGGTGCGCGCACCTGGGCACATCTCGAGCAGATCGACTGGCACGAGGCGCTCGCGGGGCTGGTGCCATGGCACCAGCGCGCGGCACTCGATCGCCTCGCGCCCACCCATCTCGACGTGCCGAGCGGCTCGCGCATTGCGCTCGACTACAGCGATCCCATGGCACCCGTGCTGGCGGTGAAGCTGCAGGAGGTGTTCGGCTGGACCACCACGCCCATGCTCTTCGACGGACGGGTGCCGGTCACGCTGCACCTGCTCTCGCCGGCACAGCGCCCGGTACAGGTGACGCGTGATCTCGCCGGCTTCTGGACGTCCAGCTACTTCGAGGTGCGCAAGGAGATGCGCGGGCGCTATCCGCGACACCCCTGGCCCGACGACCCGCTCACCGCCGAGGCGACGCGTCGGGCCAAGCCCCGGGGGACGTGA